The genomic stretch TGTGTTGTTGCCTGCTGTCAGTGTTGTTCCGGACAGGCTGAATCCGCTGCCGGCTGCCGACAATGACGGTGTGGCCCTGTCTGTTTCCGTACCGCCGGAACCGCTGACACCGTTCCACGTCCATGTGCGGGTACGGGTTGCCGCCGCGCTGATGGAGGATGTGCCTCCGCTTGCGGCTATCGTGGCCGGATTGGCTGACACTGTCACGTTCCAGGCACTCCATGACGCATATTGCCTGTTTCCTGCAGACTGGGTGATCGTACAGCTGGCTGATTTACCGGCATGGGTTGCCGTATATGTTATACTTCGCGTGCTTGTTGAGGTGTTGTTGCCGGCGCTGACTGTTTTTCCGGACAGGCTGAATCCGGCTGCACTGCCCGAGATGACAGGTGTGGCGGTTTCCGTACCGGTCTTTACCCCATTGGTATATACGTCACGCGCAGCCGAGCAGGTCAGCGTTGACGTTCCTCCGGCGGCCGCGATAGTGGTCGGACTGGCGGATATGTTTACTTTCCAATCTCCGTAACCGGTTGTTCCGGCCGGCTGCTTGACTGTACAGGTCGCTGATTTACCGGCATGGGTTGCCGTGACTGTACAGGATCTTTCAGATGTTGTTGTGTTGTTGCCTGCTGTCAGTGTTGTTCCGGACAGGCTGAATCCGCTGCCGGCTGCCGACAATGACGGTGTGGCCCTGTCTGTTTCCGTACCTCCTGAACCGCCGACACCGTTCCACGTCCACGCACGGGTACGGGCTGCATCGGCCGTGATGACGGATGTACCTCCCGTGTTTGCAACCGTTTCCGGATTGGCCGATACGGTTACACTCCAGTCGCTCCAGGATGCGTATTGTTTTGCACCGGCATCCTGTGTTATGGTCAGGCTGTTATCCGATGTTATGCCGTTGTAACTGCCTTTTACGGTAATACTTCTGGCATTTGTCGTAGTATTGTTGACAGCCAGGACCTGATTCCCGGACAGGCTGAATCCCGTCCCGGTTCCACTGAGGGAAACCGTTACATTTTCTTTTTTATCAGGATCCCGGTGGTCGTTATAATAAGTGCTGAGAACGGCTGTGACAGCCTTGTTTCCTCCGGCAGCGGGTATGTTTCCCGCAGTTGTGCTGATTTGCAAGGTCTGCCGCGTGGTAGCGGAGGACTGTTGTACCGGCAGGATGTAAGTCCTTCCGGATTCTGCCTGGGTAAACAGGACCTTGCCGTTTCGGGGAGCGGTATTCAGGTTTTCCGCCACCTTTATTGTTTTGCCCGCCTTGTCCGGGGTTATCCAGACGTCTGTCGTTGAAACCGTGTAATCCAATGGACTCTCAGTGCCGGGCAATGGCTTCCCGTTTATTGAATAATATTTGTTTGAAACCGTTTCGTAGTTATAGATGCCGCCGGAATAGCCGCTGCCGATGGTTTCCGGACTGACGGTAAAGGTATACTGCAGCTCTTTGCCCATGAACGGAATTACGGTAGTATGCCCCGCAAGGAATTCTTTCTTTGCCGTAAGGGTGTAGTCCTTTTTTGTGCCGTCGGCAAATAAAAGGGTAAGGAATGTACCGTCGGCATCCCGGTCCTGCGCCGGAATGACCGCAGTGAATGTGCCGCCGTCATTATACATCCGTATATCCGAGGTGGCTCCAAGGGTATTGGCGGTGCCGGTTCCCAGGTTGATATTGGCTGTAGCCTTGGCCCTTTGGATGGTCACGCCGGAAAGTGCCTCTCCCGCTTCCGGCGTATAAGTGACCTGCAGCCGGGACAGCCGGTGGGAGAAGGCGAGCGTTATGACCTTATCGGTTGTTCCGCTCCTGTTGGCCGCATACATGAAGTCGGAAAGCGTGATGCCTTCCCGCTGGTCCCCCTGTATGCTGAAATCATAATCCAACGGATTGCCCATGTCTTCCCTGTAGGGGTAATAGGCATAATAATCCGTTTCATAGCCGGCGGCTATTTCGTTGGCGTCCCCGTCCGCCACGAACTGCGAGCCGTTCCAGACGAACCGCTTGTTGTCCGCATAGTTTCCGGACGTTTTCAAGGTTGCAGGCGCTGATGACATGCGTACTGCCGCATAGACGCCGATGGCATCCCCGGTCTCAAACGTTGTCTCGGTTGCCCGTGCTCCCCCTGCGTCAATTTCAAAGGACACGGTATCACGGCTGTGGATTGCGGTGCCTTCCTCATTCTCACAGCCCTGCAGGGACAGGAGGGTTGTTACGGCCAGCCAGGGGAAAAGGCTGTTTAAAATATTCTTCATTTTCATCGTTTTGTCTGATTATGGGGGATTGGCAGCCCCGATATGGTTTGTAACAGGGCGGGAAGAAAGGCTTCCCGCCCCTTAAAGTCAGATTACAGGTACAAGCTGGATTTCACCTTTCACATCGTCTGTCCAGGGTTCGATGGTCACACCGCTGCCATCGGCACCGCCGATGACCAGACCGTTATTCCCCAGTACGATGTCGTAGATATTACGGTAAGAGCGTTCCCATTTCGTTCCGGCCGGGAAGGTGAATCGCAGCTGCTTTCCGTCAATGGTGAACACGGCCTGCATATCCTTGCCCGCTGTCGCATCAACCGGAACGACAATGGATGAAAAGGATACGGCCTTGTCTGTCAGAGTGGCGCCGGCGCTGAATTCCACATTGCCTGCCGTCGTTTTTGTCAGGGAACCTGTTGAAATATCCATAGTGGCACGGGTATACAACGGAGTGGCGGAACCGACATTCTTCAGTGTGATTCCGGTAAGGATGCCTTCCTGTCTGTATCCTTCCGTTTTCTTCATGCGGAATACGACCTGTGAAAGGGCATGTTTCATCGTGATGTTCACATTACGGTTCAGGATGCTCGCCTTGGTGTCGCCCT from Phocaeicola dorei encodes the following:
- a CDS encoding fimbrillin family protein; amino-acid sequence: MKMKNILNSLFPWLAVTTLLSLQGCENEEGTAIHSRDTVSFEIDAGGARATETTFETGDAIGVYAAVRMSSAPATLKTSGNYADNKRFVWNGSQFVADGDANEIAAGYETDYYAYYPYREDMGNPLDYDFSIQGDQREGITLSDFMYAANRSGTTDKVITLAFSHRLSRLQVTYTPEAGEALSGVTIQRAKATANINLGTGTANTLGATSDIRMYNDGGTFTAVIPAQDRDADGTFLTLLFADGTKKDYTLTAKKEFLAGHTTVIPFMGKELQYTFTVSPETIGSGYSGGIYNYETVSNKYYSINGKPLPGTESPLDYTVSTTDVWITPDKAGKTIKVAENLNTAPRNGKVLFTQAESGRTYILPVQQSSATTRQTLQISTTAGNIPAAGGNKAVTAVLSTYYNDHRDPDKKENVTVSLSGTGTGFSLSGNQVLAVNNTTTNARSITVKGSYNGITSDNSLTITQDAGAKQYASWSDWSVTVSANPETVANTGGTSVITADAARTRAWTWNGVGGSGGTETDRATPSLSAAGSGFSLSGTTLTAGNNTTTSERSCTVTATHAGKSATCTVKQPAGTTGYGDWKVNISASPTTIAAAGGTSTLTCSAARDVYTNGVKTGTETATPVISGSAAGFSLSGKTVSAGNNTSTSTRSITYTATHAGKSASCTITQSAGNRQYASWSAWNVTVSANPATIAASGGTSSISAAATRTRTWTWNGVSGSGGTETDRATPSLSAAGSGFSLSGTTLTAGNNTTASERSCTVTATSNGRSAACTVRQSAGSQTTEYGNWTTGSLSVSASPSGIGSSGGTSRLSATASQSRPKYTKWNGITTGTTTEYRSVDVSSSASWSGSASGFSRSGTTVTVAANGSTSSRNCTYTASYGGKSGHVTIHQDGKPADVITYGYIFTLRAVSGDDVVSTGGTVTYSVTSQKITYTNGSETSRSNIGWSASANVSWISAGTNSATVSENPTTSDRSGTITLTQNESGRKLSITVYQDRKVSVDIN
- a CDS encoding fimbrillin family protein, giving the protein MKKMFLFAACLAVLACSCSENEEGTVKDVRASLKINANIGAPAVSRAEKTAWEAGDKLGLYVCNGTLGTPYNQNAVYTNTPFTYSAAGWTSEEILLDENEATVFAYYPYDATLTTPSALPVDITTQTDHLYGQGDTKASILNRNVNITMKHALSQVVFRMKKTEGYRQEGILTGITLKNVGSATPLYTRATMDISTGSLTKTTAGNVEFSAGATLTDKAVSFSSIVVPVDATAGKDMQAVFTIDGKQLRFTFPAGTKWERSYRNIYDIVLGNNGLVIGGADGSGVTIEPWTDDVKGEIQLVPVI